Proteins from a genomic interval of Phenylobacterium sp. LH3H17:
- the hslU gene encoding ATP-dependent protease ATPase subunit HslU, with amino-acid sequence MTEFSPREIVSELDRFIVGHPEAKKAVAVALRNRWRRRRVPADLRDEVTPKNILLIGPTGVGKTEIARRLAKLAHAPFLKVEATKFTEVGYVGRDVDQIVRDLVESAMAMVRDKRRAAVRARAEASAEERLLDALTGPGSTAARESFRKKLRAGELDDKEVELTLADTGGGMPAFEIPGQPGASMGVLNLSEMMGKAFGGRTKTHKTTVSGAWAPLIAEESDKLLDQEALVQEALALAENEGIVFLDEIDKVASSRERSGGADVSREGVQRDLLPLIEGTTVSTKYGPVKTDHVLFIASGAFHVAKPSDLLPELQGRLPIRVELKALSRDDFRRILTEPEANLVRQNQALLATEGVTLTFTEDAIDAMADAAVTVNNAVENIGARRLQTVIEKVLEEISYTASDRSGDTVAVDAAYVKARVGDLAKNADLSRFIL; translated from the coding sequence ATGACCGAATTTTCCCCGCGCGAGATCGTCTCCGAACTCGACCGCTTCATCGTCGGCCACCCCGAGGCCAAGAAGGCCGTGGCCGTGGCCCTGCGCAACCGCTGGCGCCGCCGCCGTGTCCCCGCCGACCTGCGCGACGAGGTGACGCCCAAGAACATCCTGTTGATCGGCCCCACCGGGGTCGGCAAGACCGAGATCGCGCGGCGGCTAGCCAAGCTGGCCCACGCCCCTTTCCTCAAGGTCGAGGCCACCAAGTTCACCGAGGTGGGCTATGTGGGCCGCGACGTCGACCAGATCGTGCGCGATCTGGTGGAGAGCGCCATGGCCATGGTGCGCGACAAGCGCCGCGCCGCCGTCCGCGCCCGGGCCGAGGCCTCGGCGGAGGAGCGGCTGCTGGACGCCCTGACCGGGCCCGGCTCCACGGCCGCCCGCGAAAGCTTCCGCAAGAAGCTCCGCGCCGGCGAGCTTGACGACAAGGAGGTGGAGCTGACCCTGGCCGACACCGGCGGCGGCATGCCCGCCTTCGAGATCCCCGGCCAGCCCGGCGCCTCGATGGGGGTGCTGAACCTCTCGGAGATGATGGGCAAGGCCTTCGGCGGCCGCACCAAGACCCACAAGACCACGGTGTCGGGCGCCTGGGCGCCGCTGATCGCCGAGGAGAGCGACAAGCTGCTCGACCAGGAGGCGCTGGTGCAGGAAGCCCTGGCCCTGGCCGAGAACGAGGGCATCGTCTTCCTCGACGAAATCGACAAGGTGGCCTCCTCCCGCGAGCGCTCCGGCGGGGCCGACGTCAGCCGCGAGGGGGTCCAGCGCGACCTGCTGCCGCTCATCGAGGGCACCACCGTCTCCACCAAGTACGGGCCGGTGAAGACCGACCACGTGCTGTTCATCGCCTCGGGCGCCTTCCACGTGGCCAAGCCCTCGGACCTGCTGCCCGAGCTGCAGGGCCGCCTGCCGATCCGGGTGGAGCTGAAGGCGCTCAGCCGCGACGATTTCCGCCGCATCCTCACCGAGCCGGAGGCCAATCTGGTCCGCCAGAACCAGGCGCTGCTGGCCACCGAGGGGGTGACGCTCACCTTCACCGAGGACGCCATCGACGCCATGGCCGACGCCGCGGTCACCGTGAACAACGCCGTGGAAAACATCGGCGCCCGCCGGTTGCAGACCGTGATCGAGAAGGTGCTGGAGGAGATCAGCTACACCGCCTCCGACCGCAGCGGCGACACGGTGGCGGTGGACGCGGCCTATGTGAAGGCCAGGGTCGGGGATCTCGCGAAGAACGCCGATCTCAGCCGGTTCATCCTCTAG
- a CDS encoding DUF4440 domain-containing protein, which produces MRLILALALFATPVAAEVDPAPVVAAERAFAADGLTLGVRDSFLKHSAPEAIVFQPDLARVHDTFPKLPDDKGGPPLAWWPLWAGIALSGDLGFTTGPYTVGGKPGGYYFTVWRKQPDGGWKWIYDGGPGSDPAGAAPAGSPVAYLPLATAKAGSPERARSEVAALEARLNAAAAVDLAQAFTPAMAPDGRIAGSRTAPQNSPAGQARELATRPKTMTLRAVGSEASQAGDLVWTHGEAAWTRDGQPREGRYIRVWQDRKEGWKLVYDAILPSPPRPPA; this is translated from the coding sequence GTGCGCCTGATCCTCGCCCTCGCCCTGTTCGCCACGCCGGTCGCGGCCGAGGTGGATCCCGCCCCGGTGGTCGCCGCCGAGCGAGCCTTCGCGGCCGACGGCCTGACGCTGGGCGTCCGCGACTCCTTCCTCAAGCACTCCGCGCCCGAGGCCATCGTCTTCCAGCCGGACCTGGCCAGGGTCCACGACACCTTCCCCAAGCTGCCGGACGACAAGGGCGGACCGCCGCTCGCCTGGTGGCCGCTCTGGGCGGGGATCGCGCTCTCCGGCGACCTCGGCTTCACCACCGGCCCCTACACGGTGGGCGGCAAGCCGGGCGGCTACTACTTCACGGTTTGGCGCAAACAGCCCGACGGCGGCTGGAAGTGGATCTATGACGGCGGGCCGGGCAGCGATCCGGCCGGCGCGGCGCCGGCGGGAAGTCCGGTCGCGTATCTGCCGCTCGCCACCGCCAAGGCCGGCTCGCCGGAGCGGGCCAGGTCGGAGGTCGCCGCCCTGGAAGCCAGGCTCAACGCCGCCGCCGCGGTCGACCTCGCCCAGGCCTTCACGCCGGCAATGGCGCCGGACGGCCGGATCGCCGGTTCTCGCACCGCGCCGCAGAACAGCCCCGCCGGCCAGGCCCGCGAATTGGCGACGCGGCCGAAGACCATGACCCTGCGCGCCGTCGGCTCGGAAGCCTCCCAGGCCGGCGACCTGGTCTGGACCCATGGCGAGGCGGCCTGGACCCGCGACGGCCAGCCGCGCGAGGGCCGCTACATCCGGGTCTGGCAGGACCGCAAGGAGGGCTGGAAACTGGTATATGACGCCATCCTGCCTAGCCCGCCCAGGCCACCGGCCTGA
- the hslV gene encoding ATP-dependent protease subunit HslV — translation MTNNNFPDWHGTTILAVRKDGKTVIAGDGQVSMGQTIVKGNARKVRALAGGKVLAGFAGATADAFTLIERLEAKLEQYPDQLARACVDLAKDWRTDRYLRRLEAMLLVADKDAIFTVTGVGDVLEPETGVAAIGSGGNYALAAALALSDSALSAEDVARKAMGIAARICVYTNGELTVETL, via the coding sequence ATGACGAACAACAATTTTCCGGACTGGCACGGCACGACCATCCTGGCGGTGCGCAAGGACGGCAAGACCGTGATCGCCGGCGACGGCCAGGTCTCGATGGGCCAAACCATCGTCAAGGGCAACGCCCGAAAGGTGCGCGCCCTGGCGGGCGGCAAGGTCCTGGCGGGCTTCGCCGGGGCCACGGCCGACGCCTTCACCCTGATCGAGCGCCTGGAAGCCAAGCTGGAGCAGTATCCGGACCAGCTGGCGCGCGCCTGCGTGGACCTGGCCAAGGACTGGCGCACCGACCGCTATCTGCGCCGGCTGGAGGCCATGCTGCTGGTGGCCGACAAGGACGCCATCTTCACCGTCACCGGGGTCGGCGACGTGCTGGAGCCGGAGACCGGCGTCGCCGCCATCGGCTCTGGCGGCAACTACGCCCTGGCCGCCGCCCTGGCGCTTTCCGACAGCGCGTTGTCGGCCGAAGACGTGGCCCGCAAGGCCATGGGGATCGCTGCCAGGATCTGCGTCTACACCAACGGCGAACTGACCGTCGAAACGCTCTAA
- a CDS encoding molybdopterin-synthase adenylyltransferase MoeB — translation MSFTDDEVERYARHLVLREVGGPGQQRLKAASVLIVGAGGLGAPAALYLAAAGVGRIVLADPDVVDASNLQRQVIYADADVGRLKVEAAAERLRGLNPHVHVDCAPVHLEACNAGPLVAGVDLVLDGTDDFATRFAVNTACVAHERTLVSGAIGRWTGQVGVFRGKPCYRCLVPEIPPEAETCSAVGVVGALAGVVGSMMALEAIKLITSAGEPLAGRLLIYDALAAETRTVRIGADPECEVCGGA, via the coding sequence ATGAGTTTCACCGACGACGAAGTCGAACGCTACGCCCGCCATCTGGTGCTCCGCGAGGTGGGCGGTCCGGGCCAGCAGCGGCTGAAGGCCGCAAGCGTGCTGATCGTCGGCGCGGGAGGGCTGGGCGCGCCCGCGGCCCTCTATCTGGCCGCCGCCGGGGTGGGCCGCATCGTCCTGGCCGATCCCGACGTGGTCGACGCCTCCAACCTCCAGCGACAGGTGATCTATGCCGACGCCGATGTGGGCCGGCTGAAGGTCGAGGCCGCCGCCGAACGCCTGCGGGGCCTCAATCCCCACGTCCATGTGGATTGCGCGCCGGTGCATCTGGAGGCCTGCAACGCCGGGCCCCTGGTGGCCGGGGTCGACCTGGTGCTGGACGGCACGGACGACTTCGCCACCCGCTTCGCGGTGAACACCGCCTGCGTGGCCCATGAGCGGACCCTGGTCTCCGGGGCGATCGGCCGCTGGACCGGCCAGGTGGGCGTGTTCCGCGGCAAGCCCTGCTACCGCTGCCTGGTCCCGGAGATCCCGCCCGAGGCCGAGACCTGTTCGGCCGTGGGCGTTGTCGGGGCCCTGGCCGGGGTGGTCGGCTCGATGATGGCCCTGGAGGCGATTAAATTGATCACCAGCGCCGGCGAGCCCCTGGCCGGCCGTCTGCTGATTTACGACGCCCTGGCGGCCGAGACCCGGACGGTCAGGATCGGCGCCGACCCCGAGTGCGAGGTCTGCGGCGGCGCCTAG
- a CDS encoding D-glycerate dehydrogenase — translation MPARKPKVIVTRRLPDVVETRMRELFDTELNLEDAPMSRAALVDAVKRADALVPTITDRIDADLIAEAGDRLKLIANFGMGVDHIDVAAANARGIAVTNTPGVLTEDTADLTMALIMAVSRRIVEGANVVQTGGFTGWTPTWMMGRRVNGKRLGIIGMGRIGQAVARRARAFGMQIHYHNRKPVSHLIAEELEATYWESLDQMLARMDIISVNCPHTPATYHLLSARRLKLLQPHAIVVNTARGEIIDEGALTDLLAQGAIGGAGLDVFEFEPAINPKLLKLPNAVLLPHLGSATVEARTDMGEKVIINLKTWMDGHRPPDRVLTSML, via the coding sequence ATGCCCGCCCGCAAGCCGAAAGTCATCGTCACCCGCCGACTCCCCGATGTGGTGGAGACCCGGATGCGCGAGTTGTTCGACACCGAGCTCAACCTCGAGGACGCGCCCATGAGCCGCGCGGCCCTGGTCGACGCGGTGAAGCGCGCCGACGCCCTGGTGCCCACCATCACCGACCGGATCGACGCCGACCTGATCGCCGAGGCCGGCGACAGGCTCAAGCTGATCGCCAATTTCGGCATGGGGGTCGATCACATCGACGTGGCCGCCGCCAACGCCCGCGGCATAGCCGTGACCAATACGCCGGGCGTGCTGACCGAGGACACCGCCGACCTCACCATGGCCCTGATCATGGCCGTCTCACGGCGGATCGTGGAGGGGGCCAATGTGGTCCAGACCGGCGGCTTCACCGGCTGGACTCCAACATGGATGATGGGCCGCCGGGTCAACGGCAAGCGGCTGGGGATCATCGGCATGGGCCGCATCGGCCAGGCGGTGGCGCGCCGGGCGCGCGCCTTCGGCATGCAGATCCACTACCACAATCGCAAGCCGGTCAGTCACCTGATCGCCGAGGAGCTGGAGGCCACCTACTGGGAGAGCCTCGACCAGATGCTGGCCCGGATGGACATCATCTCGGTCAACTGCCCGCACACCCCGGCCACCTACCACCTGCTGTCGGCGCGGCGGCTGAAGCTGCTGCAGCCTCACGCCATCGTGGTCAACACCGCCCGCGGTGAGATCATCGACGAGGGCGCGCTGACCGACCTGCTGGCCCAGGGCGCCATCGGCGGCGCGGGCCTCGACGTCTTCGAGTTCGAACCGGCGATCAATCCCAAGCTGCTCAAGCTGCCCAACGCCGTCCTGCTACCCCACCTGGGCTCGGCCACGGTCGAAGCCCGCACCGACATGGGCGAGAAGGTGATCATCAACCTCAAGACCTGGATGGACGGCCACCGGCCGCCGGACCGGGTTCTGACCTCGATGCTCTAG
- a CDS encoding SH3 domain-containing protein gives MDGQGEPQLIERNNWAAPVLAALLVLALSCLPARAAERATPSGYPVPRYITLKFDQVYARAGPGEDHRLLWVYRVKGLPVQVVAENSEWRRICDPSGGMAWVHKRLTDGRRNVLVTQGAPVAIRKKPKAEAEIVAYLNPRSMAALNRCEKGWCKVKLDGATGWTPARGLWGVSGALQCKAPARR, from the coding sequence ATGGACGGCCAAGGCGAGCCTCAACTGATCGAGCGTAACAATTGGGCGGCGCCTGTCCTGGCGGCGTTGCTGGTGCTGGCCCTTTCGTGCCTGCCGGCGCGGGCGGCGGAGCGGGCGACCCCGTCCGGCTATCCCGTGCCCCGCTATATCACCCTGAAGTTCGACCAGGTCTATGCCCGGGCCGGCCCCGGGGAAGACCATCGCCTGCTCTGGGTCTACCGCGTGAAGGGCCTGCCGGTGCAGGTCGTGGCGGAAAACAGCGAGTGGCGGCGGATCTGCGATCCCTCCGGCGGCATGGCCTGGGTGCACAAGCGGCTGACCGACGGGCGGCGCAATGTCCTGGTGACGCAGGGGGCGCCGGTGGCGATCCGCAAGAAGCCCAAGGCCGAGGCCGAGATCGTCGCCTATCTGAACCCGAGATCAATGGCCGCGTTGAACCGGTGCGAAAAGGGCTGGTGCAAGGTCAAGCTGGACGGCGCGACGGGCTGGACGCCGGCGCGCGGCCTTTGGGGCGTGTCGGGCGCCCTGCAGTGCAAGGCGCCGGCCCGCCGTTGA
- the fabA gene encoding 3-hydroxyacyl-[acyl-carrier-protein] dehydratase FabA → MSQGVKAKDHYSFEELMACARGEMFGPGNAQLPAPPMLLFDRIIEITDEGGAHGKGRIEAEFDINPALWFFDCHFINDPVMPGSLGLDALWQLVGFYLGWIGGKGRGRALGCGEVKFGGEVTPSIKKVTYKVEMKRVINRRLVMGIGDGVLEADGEPIYWAQDLRVGLYQR, encoded by the coding sequence ATGAGCCAGGGTGTGAAGGCCAAGGACCACTACAGTTTCGAGGAGCTGATGGCCTGCGCCCGCGGCGAGATGTTCGGCCCGGGCAACGCCCAGTTGCCTGCCCCGCCGATGCTGTTGTTCGACCGCATCATCGAGATCACCGATGAGGGCGGCGCACACGGCAAGGGCCGGATCGAGGCCGAGTTCGACATCAATCCCGCGCTCTGGTTCTTCGACTGCCACTTCATCAACGACCCGGTCATGCCGGGCAGCCTGGGCCTCGACGCCCTGTGGCAGCTTGTCGGCTTCTATCTCGGCTGGATCGGCGGCAAGGGCCGCGGCCGGGCGCTCGGCTGCGGCGAGGTGAAGTTCGGCGGCGAAGTGACGCCCTCGATCAAGAAGGTCACCTACAAGGTCGAGATGAAGCGGGTCATCAATCGCCGGCTGGTCATGGGGATCGGCGACGGCGTGTTGGAAGCCGACGGCGAGCCCATCTACTGGGCCCAAGATCTGCGCGTCGGCCTTTATCAGCGGTAA
- the fabB gene encoding beta-ketoacyl-ACP synthase I gives MRRVVVTGIGIVSSIGNNANEVLASLREAKSGVSAAPEYAELGFRSQVHAAPAIEWESMVDRRAARFLAQGTAFGHIAMEQAIADSGLEEAQVSNVRTGLIVGSGGPSTKAIVEAAHIAKERGPKRVGPFAVPKAMSSGASATLSTWFKIKGLNFSISSACATSTHCIGSGYEQILMGKQDIVFAGGTEELDWTLSVLFDAMGAMSSNFNDRPSTASRAYDVARDGFVIAGGAGIVVLEEYEHAKARGAKIYGEIVGYAANSDGFDMVAPSGEGAVRCMRLALEGAGNRTIDYLNPHGTSTPVGDSKEMGAVREVFGAKPPLISSTKSLTGHSLGAAGAQEAIYSLLMLNNGFAAKSAHIENLDPEFADLPILLERKDVELQTVMSNSFGFGGTNGCLVMARV, from the coding sequence ATGCGCCGCGTCGTCGTCACCGGGATCGGAATCGTCTCCTCGATCGGAAACAACGCCAACGAGGTCCTGGCCTCGCTGCGCGAGGCCAAGTCGGGCGTGAGCGCCGCGCCGGAATATGCCGAGCTGGGCTTCCGCTCCCAGGTCCATGCCGCGCCCGCCATCGAGTGGGAGAGCATGGTCGACCGCCGCGCCGCCCGGTTCCTGGCCCAGGGCACGGCCTTCGGCCACATCGCCATGGAACAGGCCATCGCCGATTCCGGCCTGGAGGAGGCGCAGGTCTCCAACGTGCGCACCGGCCTGATCGTCGGCTCGGGCGGACCGTCCACCAAGGCGATCGTCGAGGCGGCCCACATCGCCAAGGAACGCGGCCCCAAGCGGGTCGGCCCCTTCGCGGTGCCCAAGGCCATGAGCTCCGGCGCCTCGGCGACGCTCTCCACCTGGTTCAAGATCAAGGGCCTGAACTTCTCGATCTCCTCGGCCTGCGCCACCTCCACCCACTGCATCGGCTCGGGCTACGAGCAGATCCTGATGGGCAAGCAGGACATCGTCTTCGCCGGCGGGACCGAGGAGCTGGACTGGACCCTGTCGGTGCTATTCGACGCCATGGGCGCCATGAGCTCCAACTTCAACGACCGGCCCTCCACCGCCAGCCGCGCCTATGACGTGGCCCGCGACGGCTTCGTGATCGCCGGCGGGGCCGGGATCGTGGTGCTGGAGGAGTACGAGCACGCCAAGGCCCGCGGGGCCAAGATCTATGGCGAGATCGTCGGCTACGCCGCGAATTCCGACGGCTTCGACATGGTCGCCCCCTCGGGCGAGGGCGCGGTGCGCTGCATGCGACTGGCCCTCGAAGGCGCCGGCAATCGGACCATCGACTATCTGAACCCGCACGGCACCTCCACGCCGGTGGGTGACTCCAAGGAGATGGGCGCGGTGCGCGAGGTGTTCGGCGCCAAGCCGCCGCTGATCTCGTCCACCAAGTCGCTCACTGGCCACAGCCTGGGGGCGGCCGGCGCGCAGGAGGCGATCTATTCGCTGCTGATGCTCAACAACGGCTTCGCGGCCAAGAGCGCCCACATCGAAAACCTCGATCCGGAGTTCGCCGACCTGCCGATCCTTCTCGAGCGCAAGGACGTGGAGCTTCAGACCGTGATGTCCAACAGCTTCGGCTTCGGCGGCACCAACGGCTGCCTGGTGATGGCGCGGGTTTAG
- a CDS encoding enoyl-ACP reductase yields the protein MAKDGWDLPTGELMKGKRGVVIGVANHDSIAWGIASQLAAQGAEMALFHLPGMERRVQPLGESIGVKVIVPVDVTQDDQMDAAFAAVEKAFGTIDFFVHAIAYAPRDQIKGSFVDNASREGFLQAMDISAYSFVDCARRAEKLMPNGGSIICLTYMGSERAIPNYNTMGVAKAALEAASRYVARDLGPKGIRVNALSPGAMRTLSLAGISGGKGMLAKGRDLSAMKQDTSMEGVAGAALWLLSDLGRSTTGELIHVDAGFHMMGFTEDEEG from the coding sequence ATGGCCAAGGACGGCTGGGACTTGCCCACGGGCGAGCTGATGAAGGGCAAGAGGGGCGTCGTGATCGGCGTGGCCAATCATGACTCCATCGCCTGGGGCATCGCCTCGCAGCTCGCCGCCCAGGGCGCCGAGATGGCCCTCTTCCACCTGCCGGGCATGGAGCGCCGAGTGCAGCCGCTGGGCGAGAGCATCGGGGTGAAGGTCATCGTGCCGGTGGACGTGACCCAGGACGACCAGATGGACGCGGCCTTCGCGGCCGTCGAGAAGGCCTTCGGGACCATCGATTTCTTCGTCCACGCCATCGCCTACGCCCCGCGCGACCAGATCAAGGGGTCGTTCGTGGACAACGCCAGCCGCGAGGGCTTCCTGCAGGCCATGGACATCTCGGCCTACAGCTTCGTCGACTGCGCCCGGCGCGCCGAGAAGCTGATGCCCAACGGCGGCTCCATCATCTGCCTGACCTATATGGGCTCGGAGCGGGCGATCCCGAACTACAACACCATGGGGGTGGCCAAGGCCGCCCTGGAGGCCGCAAGCCGCTATGTGGCCCGCGACCTTGGTCCGAAGGGCATTCGTGTCAACGCGTTGTCGCCCGGCGCCATGCGCACCCTGTCCCTGGCCGGGATCTCCGGCGGCAAGGGCATGCTGGCCAAGGGTCGCGACCTCTCTGCCATGAAGCAGGACACGTCGATGGAAGGCGTCGCCGGCGCGGCCTTGTGGCTGCTGTCGGACCTCGGCCGCTCGACCACCGGCGAGCTGATCCATGTGGACGCCGGCTTCCACATGATGGGCTTCACCGAGGACGAAGAAGGCTAG
- a CDS encoding TetR/AcrR family transcriptional regulator: MPRVAGQIDPAKTEAILDAAAEVFGERGLSASMDLVARRAGVSKQTVYNRYGSKAELMRAMVDRRVAEITAPLVVPGAQEHPEEALAAFGRVMIEAVLKPRGASILRMTVQGAAEMPDLARAFYEAGPVTSRRRLARFLELETAAGRIAVDDPALAAEFFAGMVIGVHQIAHLLGAGSDLEAGEIDRIACEAARRFMKAYAD; encoded by the coding sequence ATGCCGCGCGTCGCCGGACAGATCGACCCGGCCAAGACCGAGGCGATCCTCGACGCCGCCGCCGAGGTGTTCGGCGAGCGCGGGCTGTCGGCCTCCATGGACCTGGTCGCCCGCCGCGCCGGGGTCTCCAAGCAGACCGTCTACAACCGCTATGGCTCCAAGGCCGAGCTGATGCGCGCCATGGTCGACCGTCGGGTGGCCGAGATCACCGCCCCGCTGGTGGTCCCCGGCGCGCAGGAGCATCCCGAGGAGGCGCTGGCCGCCTTCGGCCGCGTGATGATCGAGGCGGTGCTGAAACCCCGCGGGGCCTCCATACTGCGCATGACCGTGCAGGGCGCCGCGGAGATGCCCGACTTGGCCCGGGCCTTCTACGAGGCCGGCCCCGTCACCTCCCGCCGTCGCCTGGCGCGGTTCCTGGAGCTCGAGACCGCCGCCGGTCGAATCGCCGTCGACGATCCGGCCCTGGCGGCCGAGTTCTTCGCCGGCATGGTCATCGGCGTGCACCAGATCGCCCACCTGCTCGGCGCCGGCAGCGACCTGGAGGCCGGCGAGATCGACCGCATCGCCTGCGAGGCGGCGCGGCGGTTCATGAAGGCCTATGCGGACTAG
- a CDS encoding DHA2 family efflux MFS transporter permease subunit — protein sequence MRPEALPHGAHDADPLVRHRKPSGEVNWTAVFLGFGGMVLGQFMAVLDIQIVAASLSQIQAGIGATADEISWVQTSYLLAEVVIIPLTAYLSKMWSTRTVYVWACGAFIVTSVMTGFSTNIEMMILTRTLQGLAAGAMIPAAFATAMTVFPQEQRVTANVVFGLVVTLAPTVGPTLGGHLTDALSWHWLFFINVPVGLVVMFLVSRYADFDRGDPRLGSGIDWLGLVLMTVALLSMQYVLEEGASESWFDDELILGLTVLAVITGVSFILRELNYRQPIVSLKPFQDRNFALGAVMNFVAGAGLFGGTFILPLFLGQVLRYNAAEVGTTMLVSGLVMFAMAPVAGRMVRALDARIPLVVGFGVTAYGIGLGSHVTADWGFWDFALLQVFRGMGVMTAMIAASQLSVSTLPPSMMKDASGLVNLVRNVGGAVGMAVLTTVLSHQTAVHLGELSAAVTSASPAAQGMVEGLTGMMRERGMADPEGAANKALGMMLRREASVMGFADGFAFLALACAAAAALGILAKPAKAPPVPAAGR from the coding sequence ATGCGCCCCGAAGCCCTGCCCCACGGAGCCCACGACGCCGACCCCCTGGTGCGTCACCGCAAGCCGTCCGGCGAGGTCAACTGGACCGCCGTCTTCCTGGGCTTCGGCGGCATGGTGCTGGGCCAGTTCATGGCCGTGCTCGACATCCAGATCGTCGCGGCCTCGCTTTCGCAGATCCAGGCCGGGATCGGCGCCACCGCCGACGAGATCAGCTGGGTGCAGACCAGCTATCTGCTGGCCGAGGTCGTGATCATCCCGCTCACCGCCTACCTCTCGAAGATGTGGAGCACCCGGACGGTCTATGTCTGGGCCTGCGGCGCCTTCATCGTCACCTCGGTGATGACCGGTTTCTCGACCAATATCGAGATGATGATCCTGACCCGCACCCTGCAGGGCCTGGCGGCGGGCGCGATGATACCGGCCGCCTTCGCCACGGCCATGACGGTCTTTCCTCAGGAGCAGCGGGTCACGGCCAATGTGGTGTTCGGCCTTGTGGTGACGCTCGCGCCCACGGTCGGACCGACCCTCGGCGGCCACCTGACCGACGCCCTCTCCTGGCACTGGCTGTTCTTCATCAACGTCCCCGTCGGGCTGGTGGTGATGTTCCTGGTCTCGCGCTACGCCGACTTCGACCGGGGCGATCCGCGCCTGGGCAGCGGCATCGACTGGCTGGGGCTGGTGCTGATGACTGTGGCCCTGCTCTCCATGCAGTATGTGCTGGAGGAAGGCGCCAGCGAGAGCTGGTTCGACGACGAGCTGATCCTGGGCCTGACCGTGCTGGCCGTCATCACCGGGGTGAGCTTCATCCTGCGCGAGCTCAACTACCGACAGCCCATCGTCTCGCTGAAGCCGTTCCAGGACCGCAACTTCGCCCTGGGCGCGGTGATGAACTTCGTGGCCGGCGCGGGGCTGTTCGGCGGCACCTTCATCCTGCCGCTCTTCCTGGGCCAGGTGCTGCGCTACAACGCCGCCGAGGTGGGGACCACCATGCTGGTCTCCGGCCTGGTCATGTTCGCCATGGCGCCGGTGGCGGGCCGCATGGTGCGGGCGCTGGACGCCCGCATTCCCCTTGTGGTGGGCTTCGGCGTCACCGCCTACGGGATCGGCCTGGGCTCTCACGTCACCGCCGACTGGGGGTTCTGGGACTTCGCCCTGCTGCAGGTCTTCCGCGGCATGGGGGTGATGACCGCGATGATCGCCGCCTCCCAACTCTCGGTCTCGACCCTGCCGCCCTCGATGATGAAGGACGCCTCGGGGCTGGTGAACCTTGTGCGAAATGTCGGCGGGGCGGTGGGCATGGCCGTGCTGACCACGGTGCTCAGTCACCAGACCGCCGTCCATCTGGGCGAGCTGTCGGCGGCGGTGACCAGCGCCAGCCCGGCGGCCCAGGGCATGGTGGAGGGCCTGACCGGCATGATGAGGGAGCGCGGCATGGCCGACCCCGAGGGCGCGGCGAACAAGGCGCTCGGCATGATGCTGCGGCGGGAGGCTAGCGTCATGGGCTTCGCCGACGGCTTCGCCTTCCTCGCCCTGGCCTGCGCGGCCGCTGCGGCGCTGGGGATCCTGGCCAAGCCGGCCAAGGCCCCGCCCGTGCCCGCGGCTGGGCGCTGA